The DNA segment AAACAGTATTTACCGTCAGTCGCGGTTGCACTTTCTTAGTCAACAGACCTGACAGAGCAGAAGCTTCGGGCCTGTTTGGAAGGAAATGTGAACGAGCACAGTGCACACTGTCCCCACATCCCTGAATTTTCAGTCACCGGTGGAACAGAAGAAAAGCCTAGTCTTCTGATGAGCTGCCTGGTAAGCCTCCATGGGATGTAGGCAATTTTAAGAGCCCACTAGCAGTTGGTTCTGTTCTCCTCTTGGGGGAGGTAATGGCTTCGAAACGTGGAAATGGTTCATACATTTTATTGAGGCATTTGCTTCATAAAGTtaacagctgggtgtggtggcacttgtctgtaatcccagtacttgggaggctgaggcaggaagagtttaaggccagtccagcctacacagtgagaacctgtcttaGAAACAGATGttgggcaggcaagatggctcagtaggtatagagcacttgctgccaagcctgtgtTCAATCTGAACGTGAGCTCACCCCTTGGATCTCTTGTGGTGGAAGctgagaactgattcctgcatgTTTGTTGTGTTCTACAACATAATGGTGTGCACACTAGGATTAAAACACACGAAATGAGTAAGTTCAAACAGCCTGATAAGACAAGGGAGGAATAGGCTTAGAATTGTGCCCAACGCTGGTCTGGAAATTGGAGACTGTGGCCACGCTGCATGCTTTTGTTAGGTCAGCAGCAATAGTTGATCTCCGCATCAGGTCATGGTCACGAGTGCCGGATTGCCACCCTggcactgcttttgcagagacGCAGGACCCGAAGCACAGTGGAGCAACACGTTTTATCTCTCAGGTGTGAGGGACAGGACCACAGGAGCTGCCTGTCTTAGAAACCTCGTTTGCTGTGGGAACCAGTATTAATATATGACATATTTGCATGGCTTACAGGCCCCACGCAGGGGCAACTAAGGTGTCGTGGACTGCTGTAACATGCCAGATACTAATAGCCTGACCCTTTACATAAAGTTGTCCAGTGTTTTTGGGCTTGAGCTCTACCCTCCCacttgtttgcttattttacCCCCactgtatattgattttttttccctctggggGTTGGTACATAATGGGGGTTAGATAATGTAATGTGTTTTTGTGAATGCATTAATGTGGGACAGTTGAAGAGGCATGGGCTAAatggcctcagcctctgccttcctagaaAATGGTACAGTGCTGAGATGGCTGTGAGAAATGCCTTGCAAGCACCAGGGCCtgtgtttggatccccagaacccatataaaaagccaTGTAGACATGGTGGCCACCTGTAATCCCCGAATTCATGAGACCAGGGGCAGGGAGATGCTTGAGAAAAGCTGGTTGTTATAGACTAGCAAACAAGGAACTCCAGGTTCAGCTAGTCACTGTGTTAGTAGAGCCATTCATTGAGGGAGACACCTTGTCAACCTGAGGCCTGCATACTCACATGAAGAGAAATAAGCACACAAGCCATGTAGAACTTCAAGTGGTAGCAAATGTTAAAATCTGCTTTTGAAACAAGGTATACATAGCCCTGAGGGCCCTGGACAGCCTTGCTACatgtacctgcctctgcctctgcctgtgcagtgctgagggttaaaggcatgcaccaagTTCTTTAAAAGTCAGTTTCAAGTAGGTGGAGAGGTggcagtggctaagagcactgtctgctgttGTAGAGCactcacagacataaataaatcttaccaGGTCCCGGTGATGGAAGAGGAGCTAGCAGGCAGGCACGGCCATGTGTGCCATAGTTCTAGCCACCAGGGAGGCTGAACTAGCATAATTTGAGCCCagtagttcaagaccagcctgagcaagATAGCCAGACCCTAACCTCAAAGCAGGTGATTGCCTGACTGCACCTGCTCAGCTTTAAACAGCAAACCTGATGGACACTCACCTCTAGTCCCCTATAATGACAAAACAGCGTGTAGCCAATGAGTGGCGGTTTGAGAGGCCAGTGCTATGAGAAGCCACATTTTCATCCCAGCAGTGGCTATGCTAGAGACCATTGTTGAGTAAGAGCTGTCACCACAAAGACGAGAAACTGGAGGAGGAAAAACTCTATTGAGCAGGCTCCAAGTTCAGTCCTGAGAGGTATGTACACATTTGAAATTTTCAGTGTCACTAGGTCTCAAAGGCACATGAAGGAAAACTGGGTTCAGATCCAGTGATAGTTGAGACAGTGGGGTAAGATTTCAGATAGTAAGGATGAGGTGATGATGTGGCTCACTTCGGGGCCACTGTGAGGCAGACTAGACTATCTGGTAAATCCCAAGTCTGTCAGGCTGGACAAGCCCCAAGCTGTCAGGTTTTGCTTTCTGAGGGTACTTGGTCCTAGCTTATAAGCTACACTGTTGATGGCGTCAGTATGGCCAAACAGGTCCATGAAAGGTGTGGCTTCTTTGATAAAGTATCCAGTGAATTAACTCAGTGGTTCTACTTGTAGTACACCCGTCATGACTGCTGACAGCTGTTAGCCATGTAAGACTTAACTGTTCATGTCTAGGATATAATTTACACTAACGTGTTTTCTATTTAATCCAGGCTTGTGACACTTGGGCTGTGATCCTCTAGTCCTGACCTCATGGCTGAAAACAACTCATTTCCTAAGAGGGCCTTTTGTATATAACTGATTTTATATTAAAACTTTTCAAACATCTCTGCTCTTGTGTTCTGACGTAGGGTGAAAGAAAAGTCGGAACTTTCCTGGAGGAGATGAAGTCAGATTTATTGTTCATCATCATGTCATACAAAAATCTACAAATAATAGATGTGTACAGGAAAAGAGCCCAAAGGAATAGTAAATGGAGGTGTAACGGCGATAATTTAAACTTGCTTTCCCCCATATATTAGGATGACAGCCATTTCAAAGCATAGTTGTGATGTCAAGGCAGCTTTTGCTCGCCCACCAGAGCTGGCCGTTTAGATTGAGGCCTTCAGTCTCACAGTTCTACTGACTCTTGACAAAGCTTTTGAGGTCCTCAAGAAAGGTGATATATTCCTGGTGCTCCAGGGCTGTGCTGAGCTCCACCAACTCATCTGCAAAAGTGTTATCCACCCCTCGGTCCGCAAGGAAATCCATTAGGTGGTCATACAAGGCCTGCGGAGAGAAACATACTAGCCtgaaaaacaacagaacaaaaccaaagtgGTTTGGCAAGGTCCTCTGACCTTCCCATGTGGTCCAGTGCATGTGTGCAAACAACAGTTTTCCCTCCTGTAAGGCTACTTCCTCCCTTCTCTGCAAAAGCCAAGCACCAGCCCCTCTCAGCCAGCACTCACCCAGTCCAGGGAGTCTGTGTTGAGTGTGTAGTTTGTATCCCTCCACTCAGAGTCACCAGTGGTCTGAAAGCTCACTTCCTTAATAGAGAAAATGTCACTCTCGGCCTCATCTTCGTGTCCGATCTGAGAGACAGCAAAGGTAAGTAAGTGAAGTGCCAAGAGGACCTGCAGTTCCAGCCCTGCtcccaccccactctcaccatCTTCCCCTCTGGTCTAGACTACCAGACCTTTCCCGCGCATGCTACACAGGTCAGGAGACTCCACCCTACCAACCTCGTCCTCAGGATAGTGGCAGTCCAGTACAAGGGTCTTCTTGCCATCAGTCTTTGTAACTTCAACCACAAAATTGGGAGTTGATGTCAGTTCTGGCTGGAGAGACAGGAATAAGTCAGCACATGCCAGTGTTGGTAGGGTGCCCCAGGAAGTTCAGAATGTCCGACAGCCACGCCATTAGGTTATTATTACCCATTTCTTAGCCTTAGGCAGTGGATAAGGCACTCAAATCTTCCAACAGCCCTAAACAGGTTATCAATCACATGGGTTTAGAATGGCATCTCTGCTCCCCCACACTGCTGAAGCACAGACCTAGACCTCCTTCCCCTTTGACTGTTTTGGTACAGGATCAGAGCCTGGAACATAGGGGCTCTAGCTAAGTGGCCACCttaacagaaatggcagaacctTCCCTTTACTGTGACCCAAAGGACGGGCCCAGGCAGCGGATAAGGAGTTGGGTACAGGCTAGGATAGAAGCACAACAGGGAACTCCGCTCTTCATGCTTGTCAGTACACAAGACTGCCATCTGCTTAGTCAGATGGCCTGGGGATCCTGTAGCCCCCTCAGTGGTTGGCTCCTAGGCCAGGCACACTATTTCTAAAATGTCTGAATACTATCTAGACCCAGTCACGAGGGCCAGCAACTAAAGGAAAAATCTCAACTGATCAAATGTTAAAAATCTCTTAAGGCTGAGCTGGCAAGGTGGTTCACCGGTGTTTGCTGCCAAAGCCTGATGTTtaaccctggaacccacatggcagaaggatgGAATTGACGTTCCTATAAGTTGCTTTTGACCTCTACAATTGCACGCATAAGCCccaaacatacaaataaacacaatttaaaaagccCCGCCCCCGGCCTTCCTATTTTGGTCACATGACTAGTGTTGATTACCCACTTGTCATCTTTCACACTGAAAACACTCCAAACGATAGCTTCTGGATACTAAGTATCCCCACTCCCCAACACTGGCAGGGGTGAGGGCACAGGCCCGTGATAAACCCTAAGCCCTTAGGGGACAACACTCTACAAACATGGTCCATCCACAACTCCAGCTAAAACTCACTCGGAATGACTGCATTACAGGTCTCAGGAGGCTCACCCTTCACCTCACCCTAGCAGGGAGGATTTTAAAAAGAGTGAAAGTGAAACAGTTCTTGCTTTTGGGGACAGAAATCTTGGCTGTCTGCCATGTCACTGCTTACCTCCTGCTCTTCGGCCTTCTGCCCCTGTGAGGGCTCCTCTTCACCATCAAAGGTTGGAGGGATGCTATTGTTAATGTTGAAAGTGACAGTGATCCTAGAAAGGCAGGTAGAGATACACCAAGGTACACATTAACCTAGTGGTAACAGGAGAGCAAGGCCCACTGAAACAATGTCTCCATCCTAGCCACACAGGGAAGTGAAGAGAATTTCATCTGAAGTGTACCTACAAGTTAAATGACTACAGCTGTGGATGAAGCTGCCAGGTTGGTGTCCTGGGGTCTTCCCATGGAAGCTAATGGAGGTGGACAGCCATCTGCCCCGGAAAGCCTCACAGCCACTGCAGAGCAGATTCACTTTGCACAACCACAAACTAGGAACTGAAACACCTAGTGGCTTCTTTCCCTTCTGGGGGGATTCTGGAGCTCAAATAAGTACCCTGCCCATGCTTGGCGGAAGTTCACAGCTGCACCCTGGCCCTTGTGTGACTGTAAGAATTCTTATGTGATGGACAGCACCTGTTCTAAAGTCAGAGACAGTTCCTTTGTCTCAACACCTGGAAAAGAAGTTCCGCTTACACAGATTCAGAGGGCCAACCAACCCAAGAAGAGTGTACTGGGGGCTGCTCCCTGGAGTCCAACTGGGCAATGCCTTGCTGCCACTTTGCCCCCGAAAAAAGAATGGCAAGGTGAACCAAAGGGCATGTACAACCTGCGATAGCCCAGACTAAACctacttcttccttccctccctccttccctctcttattttggtttttcaagacaggacttatttgtgtagccttggctgtcttagtACTTGCtggtggaccaggctggctttgaacttacagaaatCTACCTGTCTATGCCTCCCAGGGTGATAGAATTAAAGGCGGTGAGCCCCACCGACactcagcctggccttgaactttctaatctacacacacacacttactgctAAGCTTATAAACCCCCGCACCCCCAATAAAACTTTCTTGTACACTGTGCTCCTGAAGCACTGGGGATGGATCCTGGAGCCTCACACAAGCTAGAGAAGCACTTAAGAGTCCAAGTAGACTTAGCCAAGGAAGACTGTGGGTGAATGGGTAACACGAAACAGCACAGACAAGGGTTTAACGGTTTTAGGggtgccaggtgtggtggcgcatgTCTGCAACCTCAGCACACAGGTGTCTGAAGCAGCAGGACCCAGAGTCTGAGCCCAGTCTATGCTACACAGCAGCCacacagagaccttgtctcaaaccgAATCCCTTGAGGAGAGGAAGAGCTAAGTTTGGCTAAGAACCTTCTCCCTTTGTCTGATGGCCTTTCTACATGGTAACTTCTTCCTGTGACTTAACAGTTACACACGTGCACTTTCAACTATTATAAACACAAGCCAGACGGGAGTTCTAAACAAATGATTTACCAGTACtattaaacaacaaaacaacaacccaaTGCTTAATCCAGACTGGCACAGCACCCCTCATTAATAACCCAATAACTGCGTTTGCCCCTCCCACAGGCTTCCCTCTACATACTCTGGAGCTGCTTCAGGTCTCCTTAATACAAGCCATAGAAGCTTGTATTCATTCAGTGAATGCACTCCCTGGAACCTAAGAACTTTCCCAAGTTTAATGCTTTCTTAAAGCCATTTTATCAAAGCATTGGGCCTAAGCTCAGGCTCTTCTGGGGATGGTCAGAACAGGATGCTGTAACCAGGAACTTCTGACTTGAGAATCCAGTATACAACCCCTGGGCCAGTACTTACTTTTCTCCGGCAACTTTGCGCAATAATTTAGCCTCCGTGCCGTTCACTTCCAGCTCCCAATCTCCAGACATTTTGGGAAGGGACTTATGCTTCTggatcttcttttcttccttaatttcatCAGTCAAAAATTCAACAAAGGCCTTGTCTCCTAAAAGAAAGGCCAAAATGATCAACAGTGAGAAAAGGTAGTTGCTCTAACCGATTGACTCGGACTGCGTGTAATCTATTCTTAAGGCTGTTCTAAGACTGTAGCGTAAATCACGCCTCAAAACGTCCGTTCCTCACTCTATAAAAACACCAGGATATATTTACTGAGCTGAACTGATATTACTTATCATGAGATGGTTATTTCTCATCATGAACTCATTACTATTACTTCCcgtataaaacaaaagaatttccAACTATCCTCTTCCATGTCCAAAAAGACGTGGACCCAACAACCACACTTTGAAACCACGACCCTACCGACTTTGCTAAGCCACATTTTCAAGACGCGAGAAGGGGAACCTGCGATCATGAGGGCCAGTTCCGAGCTGGATCGCCGCATTCCGACTAGGGTGCGTGAACCTTACCTTCCGTGTGCAGAGCGCCGCAGCCGCACGCGCAGGGAACCGGGGGCTGCAGGAGGCCAGAGCGCCGAGCGGAGCCGGCTCGTACGCTGAGCAAACCGAAGGGCCGGAGGCATGGCCGGGGCGCGGGCTGCAGTAAATGCCGAAGCGGCGGGGCCGGGATGGAGGCTCGGAGGCCCGTGGCGGCGGCACCCAGGGCGCGGGGCACGCAGCGCAGCAGAGGGAGCATCGCGGGGTGGACACGTGCAAAGGGAAGGACGACCGGGCCAAGACACCGTGTGACCTCGCGAGCCGCCGGAAGCCCCGCCCTCGCCCGGGAAGCGCTATCCACGTCGGAGGACTGCAGTACCCGGGCCGGACCGCACCGCGCCCTCTGCTGGGAGCCGCCAGCGCAGCCCGAGAGGCCTTGGCTCAGCTGTATTCTACCCTGGCCATCAAATCTCCCTTGCTGCCCGTTCTCCCCAATTCACCTGCTTTTCTCAACCCAAGCCACACTTTGTTACTTCGTGGAATACGCTCAGGTCTCATCCCAACAAAGATCACTTAGCGGTCTTCTGAAACCGCCTAGTTCTGAAAAGCTCAGACTGACCTGCATGCAGCTGCTGTGGAGTGGGCATCCAGGCCTCACATTAGACCCAGAATCCCAAGAACAGGATGAAGGATTTATGCTGGAAACCTCTGCACCCCCTAACAATTCGTGTACCGGTTTTAATGGACCAtcgtttttttttgggggggggggagcaggaaTAGATGGCTTTCATCATCACATTTAGGTTGAGAATCAGGGATAACAGGCTGGAgacagggctcagtggttaagagcactgttgctcttacagaggcctGGAGTTCTATTGCCAGCATCCACACGCCTTCTCACAACCatctacctccagttccagggcagcaGACACCCTCTTTTGACTTTTACCAACACCATGAACGAACGTAgtgcagacatgcaggcaaaactctcaaggacattagaaacacacacacacaaaacaaaaccaacaaaatccaaaacccaacccaagaaacaaaaacaaaatttaaccaaccgaatttcacacacacacacacacacacacacacacacacacacacacacacacacacacaccccaaaaaccCCGCTCATGCTCTCTGGTCCTAGcatctgggaggtagaggcaaacagccgagtttaaggtcagcctggttacACAGcatgttccagaacagccagggttacataaaagacctctcaaaacaccaaaagcaaatGTTGGATACCGAGTCTTACTGAATGAATGGCAATGAAACTACTGTTTAATATTCTAAACAGCATTCTTTAAATAAGGGAAAGGAGGCCCAAAATAAGAGGCCACACAGATCGTATACAAGATTCAGGTTTTTATGGACTTAATAGTCAAAAGTAATTTTTGAGCATTATATACAAGAACTGTTTCTTATGTTTGAGATCAGAGAGATTAGAGTGCAAGTCCAAATCCACTTCTTATTTTTCTACACTACAGCAATCGATATAAAATTGTTTCCTCACAGGTATAGTCTAGCTTATGTGCTCAAGGAATGGCATCTTAGATGCATGGCCACAGTTCCAAACAGGTCCTGGTAGGTAGCTGCAGACAAGGATTGTGTCACAGTAAATATGTTGCTGTGTTTTGGAATTCTGTTACAAGAGAGCAAAGGCTCTCACAGGGGACTGGTAATGAAACTTGTCCCGGGTGTCGTGGCCATGGTTACAGAGAAGATAAACACCGGCAGGACGCAGGGCTGCTAACTGAAGTCCAGCTGCTTGTTGGAGGCTAGTCTGTGCAGACTGGAGTCTTCATGTTGGAGAGTTTGCCAACTGGAAAAGCAGCTTAGGTTGTACTGTAGTAAAATCACCAAACATTTCACTTTCTGAAGGAAGCTTGAAGAGTGCTGTCCCTTCGGCTTAAGACAAGCATTAACTTCTTTGTAGTGATCTGTGGAGTCAGAATGGGGTTCCCACCTGATGTAATCCCTGAGCAACTGTGTTgaaaggtaattttttaaaaagcttaataAAAAACTAAATACTCTATTAGAATTCTCCCACAATGTTTGGGTGGTAAGCAGATTTCTGTACAGATACGTTAGTTATGTAGAAACGGTATCCTTCACTCCTTTTTCTGGGGAGCCCCAGTCCTCTCTGCAGCAGTCCCTCCAGGTTAAAGTCCTAGGCCTCCTCTGGAGCCAGCCACTGCAATCTACGTTTCCTTTAACCCAGAAAACACCTCTTAAGTTTACTAAGGAACAGAAACTGTCCATTGCTGAGGAATATATTACCTACTCCTTGTTTTCTTTAATTAGCATAATGAGTGCtctattaaaaatacaaaagttCCTCTTGCCAAGCAAGGTTAAATAAACCTtgcataaatacaaaaatacacttaaaaagaaaacacattctgGAGAGCATTTCAGACAGTTGATAATGTGACCATTTTATCAAAGAAATAGTCGCAAGTACTCAGACAACCCTAAGTCCTGGCTAAAAGCTTGACTAACCATGGCTAGGGTTATAATAAAGCCTAGACCAGACTCAACAGACACAGCTGTGGACCAATGAGATCCTGGCAATGGAAGTGCCCAGTCAGGCTACGCTCTCTGGAAAGAGCTTGTTGGACCCAGTGAAGAAAGTGGCCACTGTCTTCGAAGTGCCTTGAAGGTAGTTTGGCCCATTGCTTATAAACAGTACAATTCATTGTATAAATGAGAAAATCCTAGTAGTACAGATGTGTTTGGATCAATTAAGCACAATAAAAGGGCTAGCTGCACCCCCCAACTCCCCCAGGTTCAAACATTCTCTGTGAAAGTGTGCTTCCCAGCTTCCTTCACTTAGATACAAGGCctaccccaggctggcctagaacttgcagcCCTCCCATCtcagctgggattataggtatgtaccaccataccgGGGAATGTTTGCTCCTGATAATCAGCTAAGAGGAATATTTTCCAATTGGGA comes from the Rattus norvegicus strain BN/NHsdMcwi chromosome 10, GRCr8, whole genome shotgun sequence genome and includes:
- the C1qbp gene encoding complement component 1 Q subcomponent-binding protein, mitochondrial precursor; translation: MLPLLRCVPRALGAAATGLRASIPAPPLRHLLQPAPRPCLRPFGLLSVRAGSARRSGLLQPPVPCACGCGALHTEGDKAFVEFLTDEIKEEKKIQKHKSLPKMSGDWELEVNGTEAKLLRKVAGEKITVTFNINNSIPPTFDGEEEPSQGQKAEEQEPELTSTPNFVVEVTKTDGKKTLVLDCHYPEDEIGHEDEAESDIFSIKEVSFQTTGDSEWRDTNYTLNTDSLDWALYDHLMDFLADRGVDNTFADELVELSTALEHQEYITFLEDLKSFVKSQ